A genomic region of Deltaproteobacteria bacterium CG11_big_fil_rev_8_21_14_0_20_42_23 contains the following coding sequences:
- a CDS encoding NADH-quinone oxidoreductase subunit N yields MMMATGAEGSYLDLLVKTLPQLVLFVATSFILLLGASIKEKKGLLSFLVSLVGMAIAFFLSWKLWLQGGSSVMYMLSFDRFSFLGWMATLLALLFSLLLSYSYLAERKMIRCEYFALLLMSVIGMGAMIAASDLITFFVGLETMSIAVYVLAGYFRIRVESNEAALKYFINGAFASAFMVMGIAFLYGSAGTLDLQTLSHMAQPILLGGHRLYFLLGIGLLLIGFGFKVSAVPFHFWAPDVYEGSPTPVTAFMAMAVKVAAFFAFIRVASTVLVQAGSLYVQAIWIIAVATMFVGNLGAIAQDNLKRLLAYSSIAHVGYLLVAFPLLGTHYAQIAPALLFYLISYIFMTAGAFAVVCIAQGKSESADIYHLAGFARKRPALAAVAVIFFLSLAGFPPTLGFFAKYYLFSEALSAGFVWLVVVALLNSAMSAYYYLRPIVVMYFHEAKDSEADKVPIHPFVLVVLAICLFALLVCGVFPNTLLSLTSASV; encoded by the coding sequence TGGAGCTGAAGGTTCATATCTTGATCTTCTGGTAAAAACGCTTCCACAGCTTGTGTTGTTTGTGGCAACAAGTTTCATTCTTTTGTTGGGTGCGAGCATCAAAGAAAAGAAAGGCTTGCTTTCTTTTTTGGTGAGCCTTGTTGGAATGGCGATTGCTTTTTTCCTTTCATGGAAATTGTGGCTGCAAGGCGGAAGCTCAGTGATGTACATGCTTTCCTTCGACCGCTTTAGTTTTTTGGGATGGATGGCGACACTGTTGGCGCTGCTTTTTTCACTTTTGCTTTCCTATTCCTATTTGGCTGAACGCAAAATGATTCGCTGCGAATACTTCGCCCTTTTGCTGATGTCGGTTATTGGCATGGGAGCCATGATTGCAGCTTCCGATCTCATCACGTTCTTTGTTGGCCTAGAAACCATGTCCATTGCGGTGTACGTGCTTGCAGGATATTTTCGCATTCGGGTGGAAAGCAACGAAGCGGCTCTGAAATATTTTATCAACGGCGCATTTGCCTCGGCGTTTATGGTGATGGGCATTGCTTTTCTTTACGGCAGCGCTGGAACGCTCGACCTGCAAACCTTGTCGCATATGGCTCAGCCCATTTTGTTGGGTGGACATAGACTCTACTTTTTGCTGGGCATTGGCTTGCTCTTGATTGGTTTTGGCTTCAAAGTTTCTGCAGTTCCGTTTCACTTTTGGGCGCCGGATGTGTATGAAGGCTCGCCCACTCCTGTTACGGCGTTTATGGCCATGGCGGTAAAAGTGGCGGCTTTTTTTGCGTTCATCCGCGTGGCAAGTACAGTGTTGGTGCAGGCTGGAAGCCTTTACGTGCAAGCAATATGGATTATCGCAGTAGCAACAATGTTTGTGGGAAACCTTGGCGCCATTGCACAAGACAATCTCAAACGCTTGCTTGCGTATTCTTCCATCGCGCATGTGGGCTACCTGTTGGTCGCGTTTCCTCTTCTCGGCACGCATTATGCGCAGATTGCGCCGGCGCTTTTATTCTATCTTATTTCTTATATTTTTATGACGGCCGGTGCTTTTGCGGTGGTGTGTATTGCTCAAGGCAAAAGTGAATCTGCTGATATCTATCATCTTGCAGGCTTTGCCAGAAAGCGACCAGCTCTTGCTGCGGTGGCAGTAATCTTTTTCCTTTCCCTTGCCGGTTTTCCTCCAACACTTGGCTTCTTTGCAAAATACTATCTCTTTAGCGAAGCGCTTTCAGCTGGTTTTGTATGGCTTGTCGTAGTGGCTTTGCTGAATTCTGCCATGTCTGCATACTATTATTTGCGCCCCATTGTGGTGATGTACTTCCATGAAGCCAAAGACAGCGAAGCCGACAAAGTGCCTATTCATCCCTTTGTGCTGGTGGTGTTGGCCATTTGCCTTTTTGCCTTGTTGGTCTGCGGAGTGTTTCCAAACACACTCTTATCACTCACAAGCGCTTCGGTTTAG